In Methanobacteriaceae archaeon, the following are encoded in one genomic region:
- a CDS encoding PQQ-binding-like beta-propeller repeat protein, translating to MDFTIDFQRKTIKITVVVLTIFGVMLFLSPVTADTDSALADSPQPKYQHDNQNTGQSPYLGPETPIEKWSYTTGGPILTSPAIGKDGSIYFGSNDRNFYALSSQGVNIWSYTTDASILSSPAIAEDGTIYFGTANGNFYALNPDGTLKWKYTTSGSIMSSPAIGNDGSIYFGSVDGNFYALNPDGTLNWKYTTGGTVTSSPAIDKGGSIYFASSDKNLYALNQDGTEKWSFTTGRSVLTPPAIGPDGSIYVGEKWPIDTSIAARYFALNPADGTMRWTHYTGSRGVTAPAIGIDGSILFGEGSIGSKYFALNPLDGTLKWTFTSGGVNSPPAIAKDGTIYFGSQDGSLYALDPQSGKLKWAHTTGGSLETPPVIGPGGFIYSSSYNGKLYAIGDQQTPQSSLYVKTSVDKTSPRVGENIQVTFKVGNNGPSVALQTTFNWQIPTNLKYRNLYSPDGYNLYQYNSATKTIKWNLGDIPAKTDPTLVVDLLVASAGEIIISPILSTSSYDPYINTNTQSITIYAQSASQTTVKGYSSGKTVGMQGTGLSLLPLVLAVLLVMTGLSSRLD from the coding sequence ATGGATTTTACAATAGATTTTCAGAGAAAAACAATAAAAATCACAGTAGTGGTTCTAACTATTTTTGGAGTTATGCTATTCCTTTCACCTGTAACAGCAGATACGGATTCTGCTCTGGCAGATTCTCCCCAACCCAAATATCAACATGACAACCAGAATACTGGCCAGTCGCCCTACCTTGGGCCTGAAACACCCATCGAAAAATGGAGTTATACTACTGGTGGTCCAATACTTACTTCGCCAGCAATAGGTAAGGATGGTTCCATTTACTTTGGGAGTAATGATCGTAATTTTTATGCTTTAAGCTCTCAGGGTGTTAACATATGGAGTTATACCACTGATGCATCTATTCTGTCTTCCCCTGCAATAGCAGAAGATGGAACTATTTACTTTGGGACTGCTAATGGAAATTTTTATGCTTTAAATCCTGATGGAACTTTAAAATGGAAATATACCACTAGCGGGTCTATTATGTCTTCCCCTGCAATAGGTAATGATGGTTCCATTTACTTTGGGAGTGTTGATGGAAATTTTTATGCTTTAAATCCTGATGGAACTTTAAACTGGAAATATACAACTGGAGGTACAGTGACTTCTTCACCTGCAATTGACAAAGGGGGATCTATTTACTTTGCAAGTTCAGACAAAAATTTATATGCTTTGAACCAAGACGGAACCGAAAAATGGAGTTTCACCACGGGTAGATCTGTTCTGACTCCTCCAGCCATTGGGCCCGATGGTTCCATTTATGTTGGAGAAAAATGGCCAATTGATACTAGTATTGCTGCCAGATATTTTGCTCTGAACCCTGCAGATGGAACAATGAGGTGGACTCACTACACTGGAAGTCGTGGAGTTACAGCTCCGGCCATTGGAATTGATGGTTCCATTTTATTTGGAGAGGGGAGCATCGGTTCCAAGTATTTTGCATTAAACCCTTTAGATGGAACTTTAAAATGGACATTTACAAGTGGAGGAGTTAATTCTCCACCCGCAATAGCTAAGGACGGAACTATTTACTTTGGTAGTCAGGATGGGAGTCTATATGCTCTTGACCCTCAAAGTGGTAAATTAAAATGGGCTCATACTACTGGAGGAAGTCTAGAAACACCACCTGTCATCGGACCTGGAGGTTTTATCTACTCATCAAGCTATAATGGAAAACTCTATGCCATTGGAGATCAGCAAACCCCACAGTCCAGTTTATATGTGAAAACAAGTGTTGACAAAACTTCCCCAAGAGTAGGTGAAAACATTCAAGTTACCTTTAAAGTGGGAAATAACGGACCATCCGTTGCTTTACAGACTACTTTCAACTGGCAAATACCAACAAACCTTAAATACAGGAACTTATACTCACCGGACGGATACAATCTTTATCAGTACAATTCTGCTACAAAAACCATAAAATGGAACTTAGGTGATATTCCTGCAAAGACTGACCCCACTCTCGTCGTTGATCTGCTGGTAGCTAGTGCAGGAGAAATTATAATTTCACCAATTCTTTCAACATCCAGTTATGATCCATACATCAACACCAACACCCAGAGTATTACAATTTATGCACAATCAGCTTCACAAACAACAGTTAAAGGTTATTCATCTGGAAAGACTGTGGGAATGCAGGGTACTGGTTTATCACTTCTTCCATTGGTCTTGGCAGTGCTTCTGGTTATGACTGGACTTTCTTCACGCTTGGATTAA
- a CDS encoding SagB/ThcOx family dehydrogenase, which produces MNLNQYRYFLKDSIRKTIDFSKTDQSLGIKAPPIEKPYSPESERIELISTDWDEIFDLSLSEAIKNRQSRRSYTQEPLTLMELSYLLWATQGIRMYAGDYAFRNVPSAGCRHALETYLAVFNVELDKNGEKLKQGIYRYLPLTHELLLEFEESNLQQEMIKATFGQNFAGSSAVTFIWSAIPYRMEWRYALDSHKVIAMDAGHVGQNMYLACEAIGAGTCTIGAYDQEYIDDLLRLDGEDEFVIYLAPVGKV; this is translated from the coding sequence ATGAATTTAAACCAATATCGCTATTTTTTAAAGGATTCCATCAGGAAAACCATTGATTTTTCTAAAACTGACCAGAGTTTGGGTATAAAAGCTCCGCCTATAGAAAAGCCCTATTCTCCAGAATCTGAGAGGATAGAACTTATCAGCACTGATTGGGATGAGATATTTGACTTAAGCCTTTCTGAAGCGATTAAAAATCGTCAGAGTCGGCGAAGTTATACCCAGGAACCTCTTACCCTAATGGAATTGTCCTATCTTTTATGGGCAACCCAGGGAATTCGCATGTACGCCGGTGATTACGCATTTCGTAATGTGCCATCTGCAGGTTGCAGGCATGCTCTGGAAACGTATTTAGCAGTTTTTAATGTGGAATTAGATAAAAATGGAGAGAAACTTAAACAGGGAATTTACCGTTATCTTCCTTTAACCCACGAACTTCTCCTAGAATTTGAAGAGAGTAACTTACAACAGGAAATGATTAAAGCAACTTTTGGCCAGAATTTTGCAGGATCATCAGCAGTGACCTTCATATGGAGTGCTATACCCTACCGTATGGAATGGCGCTACGCACTGGACTCCCATAAAGTGATAGCCATGGATGCCGGACATGTGGGTCAAAACATGTATCTGGCCTGTGAGGCTATTGGAGCTGGGACCTGTACCATCGGTGCCTATGATCAGGAATACATTGATGATTTATTGCGTCTGGATGGTGAAGATGAATTTGTTATCTATTTAGCACCAGTAGGGAAAGTTTAG
- a CDS encoding alpha/beta hydrolase yields MHVGTKLSLNTIELLKLIKKQFDLDERDLIKIRENFDEFYLSFSSNGPLKILKEHKSPVPSYWIVTPQCSYEKVVLFFHGGGFNLGSTRGHLDICQRLSKYTGFSVFSVDYRLAPENPFPLAVEDAIESYLWLLDEGFQAEDVVISGISAGGNLALASLLALKKMEVELPYCAVCMSPAVDLNFPVVYKHLKDVNDWIDHQRLEKVRELYLQGQNPKNPLASPIYGDLEGLPPLLLQAGSRELLLCDINRFRDLAISNEVKVSLEVWQNMFHCWQIFYTQLPGADGSMQSIGRFVKGLR; encoded by the coding sequence ATGCATGTTGGGACTAAATTGAGTTTAAATACCATTGAATTGCTTAAACTTATTAAGAAGCAGTTTGATTTAGATGAAAGGGATTTAATAAAAATCCGTGAGAATTTTGATGAATTCTATCTTTCATTTAGTTCCAATGGACCTTTGAAAATTTTAAAAGAACATAAATCACCGGTACCTTCATATTGGATTGTTACTCCCCAATGCAGTTATGAGAAGGTTGTTTTATTCTTCCATGGAGGTGGATTCAACTTGGGATCCACCAGAGGACATCTGGATATCTGCCAGAGATTATCTAAATACACTGGTTTTTCAGTATTTAGTGTTGATTATCGCCTGGCACCGGAAAACCCCTTTCCACTGGCAGTAGAAGATGCTATTGAATCTTATCTGTGGTTGCTGGATGAAGGTTTCCAGGCTGAGGATGTTGTGATATCCGGAATATCCGCTGGTGGGAACTTGGCACTGGCCTCCCTGCTGGCCCTTAAAAAAATGGAGGTTGAACTGCCATATTGTGCAGTATGCATGTCTCCTGCGGTGGATCTTAACTTTCCAGTTGTTTACAAGCACCTGAAGGATGTGAATGATTGGATTGATCACCAGAGACTGGAAAAGGTTAGAGAATTATATTTACAGGGACAAAATCCCAAGAACCCCCTGGCTTCACCAATATATGGAGATTTAGAAGGGCTTCCACCCCTTCTACTTCAAGCTGGGAGTCGGGAGCTTCTTCTTTGCGATATTAATCGTTTCAGAGATTTAGCCATTTCAAATGAGGTAAAGGTTAGTCTGGAAGTATGGCAGAACATGTTCCACTGCTGGCAGATTTTTTATACTCAACTTCCTGGAGCCGATGGATCAATGCAGAGTATTGGAAGGTTTGTTAAAGGATTACGATAA
- a CDS encoding cryptochrome/photolyase family protein, which translates to MDAALVIFPHQLFKKIPSFHEINQPIYLVEEQLFFHDSTYKIPFHKKKILLHRASMKAYQYYLDEKGYQVNYLDYQSDPEMNYLFKRLEKDGIENIYYADPVDFALDERLQRYSAEFNIVNHELNSPSFLNSKKSLKYYFQDNKGYRLTSFYINERKRLGILIKDGKPVGGRWTFDKYNRRKIPRRLDIPTVKSAPENPFIKEATLYVEKKFPHHPGSTDGFFYPVTHDDAELWLDEFLEKRFFYFGDYQDAIKKGEPFLFHSLLSSSLNIGLLTPEEVLLKVLSTKGVPLNSREGFIRQIIGWREFLRAVYLFEGDNLRTRNYLEFHQKMPGSVWKGETGLIPFDNTVKRVMENAYAHHIERLMILGNLMLLLEVNPDEVYYWFMTLFIDAYDWVMVPNVYGMSQYADGGLITTKPYISSCNYLLKMSDYPPGQWCEKWTSLFWRFIWTHQQLLEENPRLALLKNYLRDEKKIKKHLNEADNFLRSIKML; encoded by the coding sequence ATAGATGCTGCCTTAGTAATATTTCCCCATCAGCTATTCAAAAAAATTCCTAGTTTTCATGAGATCAATCAACCTATTTACCTAGTTGAAGAACAGCTCTTTTTCCATGACTCCACATATAAAATCCCCTTCCATAAAAAAAAGATTCTTCTACATCGCGCATCAATGAAAGCTTATCAATACTATTTAGATGAGAAGGGTTACCAGGTCAACTATCTTGACTATCAATCTGACCCTGAAATGAATTATCTTTTTAAAAGATTGGAAAAGGATGGAATTGAAAATATTTATTATGCAGATCCTGTTGATTTTGCACTGGATGAACGCTTGCAAAGATATTCTGCTGAATTTAATATAGTGAATCATGAGTTAAACTCTCCTTCATTTTTGAATTCTAAGAAATCACTGAAATACTATTTCCAGGATAATAAAGGTTATAGGTTAACTTCTTTTTATATTAATGAACGTAAACGTCTGGGAATCCTTATAAAGGATGGTAAGCCTGTGGGTGGAAGGTGGACCTTTGATAAGTACAATCGGAGGAAGATTCCCAGGAGATTGGACATTCCCACCGTTAAAAGTGCCCCTGAAAATCCTTTCATAAAGGAAGCTACCCTTTATGTGGAGAAAAAATTTCCCCATCACCCTGGAAGTACTGATGGTTTTTTTTATCCAGTAACTCATGATGATGCTGAATTGTGGTTGGATGAATTCTTAGAAAAACGTTTTTTCTATTTTGGTGATTATCAGGATGCCATAAAAAAAGGCGAACCATTTCTTTTCCATTCCCTATTATCCAGTTCCCTGAACATTGGACTTTTAACCCCAGAAGAAGTCCTCCTTAAAGTGCTTTCAACAAAGGGAGTCCCTTTAAATTCACGGGAAGGTTTCATCAGACAGATAATTGGTTGGAGGGAGTTTTTAAGAGCAGTGTATCTGTTTGAGGGTGATAATCTTAGAACCAGGAACTACCTGGAATTCCATCAAAAGATGCCTGGAAGTGTGTGGAAGGGTGAAACCGGGCTAATCCCCTTCGATAATACTGTGAAGAGGGTGATGGAGAATGCTTACGCCCATCACATAGAAAGACTGATGATCCTGGGGAATCTGATGCTATTATTGGAGGTAAACCCTGACGAAGTATACTACTGGTTCATGACCCTCTTTATTGATGCTTATGACTGGGTGATGGTGCCTAATGTTTATGGAATGAGCCAATATGCAGATGGAGGCCTGATCACCACCAAACCATATATCAGCTCCTGTAATTATCTTTTAAAGATGAGTGATTATCCTCCAGGCCAATGGTGCGAGAAATGGACTTCACTTTTCTGGAGATTCATATGGACTCATCAGCAACTTCTGGAAGAAAATCCTCGCTTGGCACTTTTAAAAAATTATTTGAGGGATGAAAAGAAAATTAAAAAACATCTAAATGAAGCTGATAATTTTCTTAGGTCCATAAAAATGCTATGA